Proteins from a genomic interval of Flammeovirgaceae bacterium SG7u.111:
- a CDS encoding DEAD/DEAH box helicase: MLGKIKDQDAILKKLGIEGLNKMQKDAHKAILAENDTILLSPTGTGKTLAFLLPILSQLNPDLDQVQVLILVPSRELAIQIEQVTREMGSGYKVNAVYGGRAGSKDKEDLKHPPAILIGTPGRIADHLRRKTFSTKHIKTLVLDEFDKSLEVGFEFEMREILELLPYLQKKILTSATQGVEIPEFVGINQPDFLDFSDTKTDQLTLKAIISPSENKLNTLVRLLGFIGEGSGIIFCNLKDTIQDVSDYLYNRDIDHACFYGGLEQQERERALIKFRNGTHRLLLASDLAARGIDVPEMDFIIHFEVPYREEEFTHRNGRTARMHSNGTAYILKWEKKPLPRFISGVEELELEPTDSPENSPWETLFISGGRKDKISKGDIAGLFFKQGQLQKEELGTIELKSDCAFVAVPKTKAKELAAELNNSRLKKKKVRISILD, encoded by the coding sequence ATGTTAGGAAAAATCAAAGATCAGGATGCTATCCTGAAAAAATTGGGCATAGAAGGTTTAAACAAAATGCAGAAAGATGCCCACAAGGCTATCTTGGCTGAAAACGATACTATTTTGCTTTCCCCTACGGGTACTGGAAAAACGTTGGCATTCCTCTTGCCCATTCTGTCCCAACTCAACCCTGATCTTGACCAGGTTCAGGTACTTATTCTCGTTCCTTCCAGAGAACTTGCCATCCAGATAGAGCAAGTAACCAGAGAAATGGGAAGCGGATATAAAGTGAATGCTGTTTATGGCGGAAGAGCCGGATCGAAAGACAAAGAAGACCTTAAACATCCGCCAGCAATTTTGATAGGTACGCCGGGAAGGATTGCCGATCATTTGAGAAGGAAAACCTTTTCCACCAAACATATTAAAACGCTCGTGCTCGATGAGTTTGACAAGTCCCTTGAAGTGGGATTTGAATTTGAGATGAGGGAAATTTTAGAATTGCTCCCCTACCTGCAAAAAAAGATACTCACTTCTGCTACACAAGGGGTAGAAATACCTGAATTTGTAGGGATAAACCAACCCGATTTTTTAGATTTTTCGGATACAAAAACTGATCAGCTAACGCTAAAAGCTATCATTTCCCCCTCGGAAAATAAATTGAATACCTTGGTAAGGTTGCTCGGATTCATAGGCGAAGGCAGCGGCATCATCTTTTGCAATTTAAAGGATACCATCCAAGATGTAAGTGATTACCTCTACAACAGAGACATTGACCATGCCTGCTTTTATGGTGGACTGGAACAGCAAGAAAGAGAGCGTGCGCTTATAAAATTCAGAAATGGAACACACCGCCTACTCCTCGCATCAGATTTGGCTGCTAGGGGAATAGATGTTCCCGAAATGGATTTTATCATACACTTTGAAGTTCCTTATAGAGAAGAAGAATTTACCCACCGAAATGGGCGAACCGCAAGGATGCACAGCAATGGCACCGCCTATATTTTGAAATGGGAGAAAAAACCACTTCCTAGGTTTATCAGTGGTGTGGAAGAACTCGAGCTCGAACCGACCGACTCGCCAGAAAATAGCCCTTGGGAAACCCTGTTTATATCAGGAGGGAGAAAAGACAAAATCTCTAAAGGGGATATTGCTGGCTTGTTCTTTAAACAAGGTCAATTGCAGAAAGAAGAGTTGGGTACAATTGAGCTGAAATCGGACTGCGCCTTTGTTGCCGTTCCCAAAACAAAAGCCAAAGAACTCGCTGCCGAACTGAACAATAGTAGGCTTAAAAAGAAAAAGGTTAGGATTAGTATTTTAGACTGA